A stretch of Bacillus pseudomycoides DNA encodes these proteins:
- a CDS encoding 4'-phosphopantetheinyl transferase superfamily protein, which produces MKDWEIVDSVPELRSHHCQVWWARISDLHSWHYSLLNEREREKANLFRHSEDRARFMIGCAISRLVLGKQLAMSPLQVPIDRTCSVCKLAHGRPQLPVGMPQLSVSHSGERVAVAFTTSTPIGIDVEQINSNIDVLKMAVGVLTDIEIAQLMQLPVERQIEGFLTYWTQKEAILKATGEGLMISPSNITVSTPDYLPELLVFQDKPQLVEITTLMNLQPGSGYVASIALLNKDVTEMRQFDAGKLLQSSELLLH; this is translated from the coding sequence ATGAAAGATTGGGAGATTGTAGATTCAGTACCAGAGTTAAGAAGTCATCACTGTCAAGTATGGTGGGCGCGAATTTCAGACTTGCATTCTTGGCACTATAGTTTATTAAATGAAAGGGAGCGTGAAAAAGCAAATTTGTTCCGGCATTCTGAGGACCGAGCAAGATTTATGATTGGATGTGCAATTAGTCGACTGGTACTAGGAAAACAACTCGCAATGTCCCCGCTTCAAGTACCAATCGATCGAACCTGTTCAGTTTGTAAGCTAGCGCACGGACGTCCGCAATTACCTGTAGGCATGCCGCAGCTATCTGTGTCACATTCAGGAGAACGAGTTGCTGTCGCGTTTACAACATCTACACCAATCGGCATAGATGTAGAACAAATAAATTCTAATATTGATGTACTTAAAATGGCGGTAGGGGTATTAACAGATATAGAAATTGCTCAGTTAATGCAACTGCCAGTTGAAAGACAAATTGAAGGTTTTTTGACATATTGGACGCAGAAGGAAGCGATACTTAAGGCTACTGGAGAAGGCTTAATGATATCACCTTCTAATATCACTGTATCAACTCCAGATTATTTACCGGAACTACTTGTTTTTCAGGATAAGCCACAGCTTGTTGAGATTACAACTTTGATGAATTTGCAACCTGGCTCAGGCTATGTTGCGTCAATAGCTTTATTAAACAAAGATGTAACAGAAATGAGGCAGTTTGATGCAGGGAAACTTTTGCAGAGTAGTGAACTTCTCCTTCATTAA
- a CDS encoding cold-shock protein, producing MLVVENRERELADATAVKVVKDLLFSKETPSITSLENIVKDTVQFNVVEQEMLDRKYIPKEAKSFFDKNGVFLYRVSSISYRGKVLSENLIFADTSLLPSEIAKELEDGNVPIEKLVEQMEVRKNMLYQGYQPSGNIIELFDGCLLQSSIYPTRKYQIVSNCRCLFYICEVYHADSIYEVMR from the coding sequence ATGTTAGTAGTCGAAAATAGAGAAAGAGAATTGGCTGATGCTACAGCAGTTAAAGTGGTTAAGGATCTATTGTTTTCTAAAGAAACGCCATCTATTACATCTTTAGAAAATATCGTGAAAGATACAGTTCAGTTCAATGTTGTGGAACAAGAAATGCTAGATAGAAAATATATTCCAAAAGAAGCGAAAAGTTTTTTTGATAAAAATGGAGTATTTCTTTATAGAGTTTCATCTATTAGTTACAGAGGAAAGGTGTTATCTGAAAATCTGATTTTTGCTGATACCTCACTATTGCCAAGTGAAATTGCGAAAGAATTAGAAGATGGAAACGTTCCTATTGAAAAACTAGTTGAGCAAATGGAAGTAAGAAAAAACATGCTATATCAAGGATATCAGCCTTCCGGAAATATTATTGAACTGTTTGATGGCTGCTTATTACAATCTAGTATATACCCTACGAGAAAATATCAAATCGTAAGTAACTGTAGATGCTTATTTTATATTTGTGAAGTATATCATGCGGATAGTATATATGAAGTAATGAGATAA
- a CDS encoding HU family DNA-binding protein, producing MNKTELIKNVAQTADISQKEASAAVQSVFDTITDALQTGDKVQLIGFGTFEVRERAARTGRNPQTGEEIQIAAGKVPAFKAGKELKEAVK from the coding sequence ATGAACAAAACTGAATTAATTAAAAATGTGGCCCAAACAGCCGATATCTCACAAAAAGAAGCTTCAGCAGCTGTCCAATCTGTATTTGACACAATTACGGATGCTTTACAAACTGGCGACAAAGTACAACTTATTGGTTTCGGAACATTTGAGGTACGCGAAAGAGCTGCGCGTACAGGTCGCAACCCGCAAACAGGTGAAGAAATTCAAATTGCAGCGGGAAAAGTTCCAGCCTTTAAGGCAGGAAAAGAATTAAAAGAAGCTGTAAAATAA
- a CDS encoding DUF3891 family protein, translating into MIIRTKPDEIILIRQHDHGFLAGEFARNFRKDVFEDKTYLKECINAIYEHDRGWIGLDKTPFWNDAKNTPYTFMDCPSSLRFVFYTLGLNEIENTNPYGAILCSKHFISFPLNQDNQEMIEFYKQELDRQKKFLKTLTKMQRAMFDKHYKLLKFCDELSLYACMNEPGVTKKEENDLFKEGFEGTEIFNTVTDKSFTAEWIDKEKIRITPFPFESEFKTHVRYKSIQKKTIEEIGIVKADKKAEFKKLELYFVR; encoded by the coding sequence ATGATTATTCGTACAAAGCCAGACGAAATCATATTAATTCGGCAGCATGACCATGGATTTTTGGCGGGAGAATTTGCAAGGAATTTTAGAAAAGATGTATTTGAAGATAAGACATATTTAAAAGAGTGTATTAATGCGATTTATGAACATGATAGAGGGTGGATTGGCTTAGATAAAACACCATTTTGGAATGATGCTAAAAATACACCTTATACGTTTATGGATTGTCCAAGTTCGCTAAGATTTGTTTTTTATACATTAGGGCTAAATGAGATTGAAAATACAAATCCTTACGGTGCTATACTTTGTAGTAAGCATTTTATATCATTTCCTCTTAACCAAGACAATCAGGAAATGATAGAGTTTTATAAACAGGAATTGGATCGTCAAAAGAAATTTTTGAAAACGTTAACAAAAATGCAGCGCGCTATGTTTGATAAGCACTATAAACTTTTGAAATTTTGTGATGAGTTATCTTTATATGCTTGTATGAATGAACCTGGTGTAACGAAAAAAGAAGAAAATGATTTATTTAAGGAAGGGTTTGAAGGCACTGAAATTTTTAACACTGTTACCGATAAATCGTTTACAGCTGAGTGGATAGATAAAGAAAAAATCCGAATTACGCCGTTTCCCTTCGAATCAGAATTTAAGACACATGTAAGATATAAATCTATACAAAAGAAGACAATAGAGGAAATTGGTATTGTTAAAGCAGATAAAAAAGCAGAGTTTAAGAAACTAGAATTATATTTTGTGAGGTAA
- a CDS encoding DinB family protein, whose amino-acid sequence MKQYMIKQFDYHVWANDRIFERLKELPKEVYNQKVSSVFPSIAKVLIHIYVVDCVWLNVLSGKSMAEALQIGEQLQEQVETKTMNELENMFHNVTQQYKVFLDKQKDINEVVILDNPYAGRLETSVSELVQHVVNHGTYHRGNITAMLRQLGHSSTMTDFVFYLHVKQKS is encoded by the coding sequence ATGAAACAATATATGATAAAACAATTTGATTATCATGTATGGGCAAATGATAGAATATTTGAGCGTCTAAAAGAACTTCCAAAGGAGGTATATAATCAAAAGGTTTCAAGTGTATTTCCTTCAATAGCAAAGGTACTGATTCATATTTATGTGGTGGATTGTGTATGGCTAAATGTTTTAAGTGGTAAAAGTATGGCTGAAGCGCTACAAATAGGGGAACAACTACAAGAACAAGTAGAAACCAAAACAATGAATGAATTAGAAAATATGTTCCACAATGTAACACAGCAATATAAAGTGTTTTTGGATAAACAAAAAGATATCAATGAAGTAGTTATACTTGATAATCCATACGCTGGACGATTAGAAACATCTGTTTCTGAATTAGTGCAGCATGTTGTAAATCATGGAACATATCATAGAGGGAATATAACAGCTATGTTGAGGCAGCTAGGCCATTCATCTACTATGACGGACTTTGTATTTTATTTACATGTAAAACAAAAATCTTAA
- a CDS encoding MBL fold metallo-hydrolase, which yields MYKACSSAHFTIEKLKDGIYAAIAKEEGGSLANAGFINMGDQTIVFDTFNTQQAATDLKKLAEKITGHSISWVINSHWHGDHIRGNQVFKNCNIISSHKTYEQMAEIHPSRIDKQKQDIEGLHTYIQSLQDQFTHTNDEGLRKQISFLNQLAISLPTLQLVLPQYSFQNEFTIHGSKRTAKMITLGGGHSVCDTILYLPKEKVCFMGDLLLVKSHPTFFEESNLQEWRRMLEIIEEFEIDKVVPGNGPIGVKTDLRKVIEYMDELTLLVRENTNIDEIKCPSAYKNWHAPEVFTSNLKYVEKMTVRN from the coding sequence ATGTATAAAGCATGTAGTAGCGCACATTTTACGATTGAGAAATTAAAAGATGGTATTTACGCGGCGATTGCGAAAGAAGAAGGAGGTTCTTTAGCTAATGCGGGTTTTATAAATATGGGGGATCAGACCATTGTTTTTGATACGTTTAATACACAACAAGCAGCTACTGATTTAAAAAAGCTAGCAGAAAAAATAACAGGTCACTCTATATCATGGGTGATTAACAGTCATTGGCACGGAGACCATATTCGTGGAAATCAAGTTTTTAAAAATTGTAATATCATATCTAGTCATAAAACATACGAGCAAATGGCAGAAATTCATCCTTCCAGAATTGATAAACAAAAACAAGACATAGAAGGTTTACATACATATATACAATCCCTACAAGATCAATTCACTCACACAAATGATGAAGGCTTACGAAAACAGATTTCATTCTTAAATCAGTTAGCGATTTCATTACCTACACTGCAACTTGTATTACCCCAATATTCTTTCCAAAATGAATTTACTATACATGGTTCGAAGAGAACTGCAAAAATGATTACGTTAGGCGGAGGGCATTCTGTTTGTGATACGATTCTTTACTTACCTAAAGAGAAGGTTTGTTTTATGGGTGATTTGTTACTTGTGAAATCACACCCTACTTTTTTTGAAGAATCTAATCTTCAAGAATGGAGGCGTATGTTAGAAATAATTGAGGAGTTTGAAATTGATAAGGTAGTACCAGGAAATGGTCCTATAGGTGTAAAAACAGACTTGAGAAAAGTAATAGAGTATATGGACGAATTAACGTTATTGGTTAGAGAGAATACAAATATTGATGAGATCAAATGTCCGAGTGCTTATAAAAATTGGCATGCCCCTGAGGTTTTTACATCAAACTTAAAGTATGTAGAGAAAATGACAGTACGTAATTAA
- a CDS encoding sodium:alanine symporter family protein — METVSKVLEQINHYVWGLPTLFLLVGTGIILTVRLKGLQFSKLLYAHKLAFRKSEDTSSSGDISHFQALMTAMAATIGMGNIAGVATAVTIGGPGAIFWMWITALFGMATKYAEAILAVKYRVNNENGEYSGGPMYYLERGLGKKWLAILFAIFGTTASFGIGNMVQSNSVAEAMRINFSFPPALTGILMAFLIAIVILGGVKKIGKVTGFFVPLKAFFYVISGLIIIFYHFDQVPEAFSLIFSGAFQGTAAAGGFIGATVASAIQIGMARGVFANEAGLGSAPIAAAAAKTDSPAKQALVSMTGTFLDTFIVCTITGLVLITTGAWKSGKTGVEATTLAFQSVFGNTGSMILGIAIILFAYSTILGWSYYGEKCVAYLFGQGAVQYYKAIFIVMIAIGANLKLGIVWTFADIANGLMAIPNLIGLIGLSSVVVAETNRFLQAEKLKTSDKKRAS, encoded by the coding sequence ATGGAGACAGTAAGTAAAGTATTAGAACAAATCAATCACTACGTATGGGGATTACCAACCTTATTCCTTCTAGTCGGGACTGGAATCATTCTCACAGTGCGTCTAAAAGGTTTACAATTTAGTAAACTATTATACGCTCACAAACTAGCATTTCGAAAATCAGAAGACACATCTTCTTCGGGAGATATTAGTCATTTCCAAGCACTCATGACAGCAATGGCCGCAACCATCGGGATGGGAAATATAGCCGGTGTCGCAACAGCTGTTACAATCGGTGGGCCAGGGGCAATATTTTGGATGTGGATTACTGCATTGTTCGGTATGGCCACGAAATATGCAGAAGCAATCCTCGCGGTAAAATATCGTGTAAACAATGAAAACGGCGAATATTCCGGCGGTCCAATGTATTACTTAGAGCGTGGCTTAGGAAAAAAATGGCTCGCTATTTTATTTGCTATTTTCGGAACAACCGCTTCTTTTGGAATCGGAAATATGGTGCAATCAAATTCCGTTGCAGAAGCTATGAGAATAAACTTTTCGTTTCCTCCTGCTTTAACTGGTATATTAATGGCTTTCTTAATTGCAATTGTTATTTTAGGTGGTGTGAAAAAAATTGGGAAAGTCACTGGATTTTTCGTTCCACTTAAAGCTTTCTTTTATGTGATTTCTGGTCTCATTATTATTTTTTATCACTTTGATCAAGTCCCAGAAGCATTTTCACTTATTTTTTCTGGTGCATTTCAAGGTACTGCAGCTGCTGGTGGTTTTATCGGTGCAACGGTTGCTTCTGCTATTCAAATCGGGATGGCACGCGGCGTATTTGCCAATGAAGCAGGTTTAGGAAGTGCTCCAATTGCTGCAGCTGCTGCAAAAACAGATTCACCTGCTAAACAAGCGCTTGTGTCAATGACAGGAACTTTCCTTGATACATTTATTGTTTGTACAATTACTGGTTTAGTATTAATTACAACAGGTGCATGGAAATCTGGAAAAACTGGTGTTGAAGCAACAACACTTGCTTTCCAATCCGTATTTGGTAATACTGGTAGCATGATTCTTGGTATTGCAATCATTTTATTCGCCTACTCCACTATTTTAGGATGGTCTTATTATGGTGAAAAATGTGTAGCTTATTTATTCGGACAAGGTGCTGTACAATACTATAAAGCCATCTTCATTGTAATGATTGCAATTGGCGCCAACTTAAAACTCGGAATCGTGTGGACATTCGCTGATATCGCAAATGGACTTATGGCAATTCCAAACTTAATTGGTCTAATTGGATTAAGCAGTGTTGTGGTCGCCGAAACAAATCGATTCTTACAAGCTGAGAAATTAAAAACATCCGATAAAAAAAGAGCCAGTTAA